Below is a window of Humulus lupulus chromosome 9, drHumLupu1.1, whole genome shotgun sequence DNA.
TGAGCGGTGGAAAGCTCCAAAAATTTGCAATATCAAGAAACAAGTGTCCACTCATGACACTATGGCCCTCAAGGACTTGAGGGGTGGCTTGGATCCGAGTTGAATCTAATTAGGAGGTTAGCGTCcaactaaatgacgttaacgatagAGCATTTGGGAAGCATCCCAATGGTTAAttttaatatttgttaattttttgtttttatttaggaCAACTGGAGAACTCAACTTTGTTGTTTTGGTGGTTTCCGCAGTTGTGACCATTGTTGTGACTGTTACGGTTGTTGTGGAAGTTACAGTTGTTATGATAGTTGTCATTCGGGGTCAGGGGTTTAGGCCTCTTGTCATTGCCACTGCTCTATCCCTCATGGCCTTCCTCTTGTTGCCGTCATGGAAACCCTTGATTCTATTGGCCTCCCTTCTTGAAGCACTATCCCATAAAAAGCCACTGATATTCAGATCTGCTGAAACTCCGCATCAAGAGCTTTATCAAGAACCTCAGCGTAACTAACCATCTTAGCACTGGTCATCTTGACATCTTTAGCAATCATGGGATTAAGTCCTCTCATAAACCTCTGGACTCGCATGGCCTCAGCTGGTACTATTACAGGGGCAAGCCTTGCCAATATATCAAACTTCTGAGCATTACCAGTAAGAGAAAGGTTTCTTTGAACCAAGATTACCAGTAAGAGAAAGGTTTCTTTGAACCAAggtttctttgccaaactcttgAAGGAAATTTGCCCAAGTCATACTGTTTAGGTCACGAGCTTGCTTCACCATAGcccaccatatccttgcatcCATTTTGAGTAGGTGAGCTGCACACGAAACTCATTGATGCTCGTTCTGCTCCATGTGGTCAAATATAGCTTCCACTGACTTCAaccaatcttctgccaccatAGGGTCGGCTTTCCCTTCAAAGCTAGGTGGGGGCTCGCTTCCTAAAGCATTCATAGACTAGCTCAAAACTGTAACCCATTGGCAAAGATGCAAGTGGTGGTACTGGAGGCTCAGGCTGTACCAACGATACCTGGGGCGCTTTAGGTACTTGCCTAGCTTAAGCCAACTCTTCGTCCCTCTGCCTTAATTGTTCCCCCAATCTTGCTATCTTTGTAGCGAAATCCACAGCTGGTGCAGCTGGGGCTGCTGGTTGGGCTAATGGCATTCTTAGGTTAGATATTTCTTCAGCATTAGGGTTAGTAGAGGCATCTCTTTCTCGGCCTCTTCCCCTTCCTCTGCTACCTTTTACTCTTCTTCCTCTTGTCGACATTATGAAAttctaaggcaccaaaagaaaatcataagagaGGATAATCCACATAATGTTTTAGTTATTCTAAGAGCTAGTCATATAGCTTCTCATACATGCTCATATCCATACAACTTTTAGAGTTTGCAAGAGAGAGGAAAATAAAACTTATAATATTCAAAGTTTGCTCAAAGGTATCCCATAGATCAAACATCCAACAAAATGTCTAAGGTTTTTAAGGGTCTTTAAGGAAGTCCCGTTTTATATAAATAGGATTTATTAATGGAAATTTTAgatggactctagtcctcaatTGTGGATTCGTCCCCTGAATTATAATCGAAGATGTTTTCCGAGATGTGGAAGTAGTCAGGGGTGCTACCCATCGCCCTCATCCTAACGCTCACTTTTGTATGGCGCGTATTGCTTCGTGTCACACCATTTCCCCTTCCATGTCAGGTATCGTCTCGTGACGTTCCTCCATCTCTTCGCCATCATTCTTAACTAGGACCGCCTCTAAACTGTTTAATTCATAATTGTCCATGAGATCATAAATTGTATACTTGATAGTATCGAAGTCCAAGTCATCCTAGACAACGTCTTTCCACGCTATGGTCAACTGGAGGAGAGCCTCAGCGTATATTGACAGTTAATCCCTCAGCACCCAGTATTGCTCAATAGGCCAAAGCAGTGCCCCTCTCTTGTTAATCATTCCTTTTATACGCTCACAAACTGGTGGAGTCGTCTTCAATATGACGATCCTCCAATCTTCATTATCCTTCGAGTTGCACTTTAGGTATAGTACGGATATCTTAAAGTAAATGTTTCTTAGTGGTCCTAATGATAGGAGGCATCTTTTCTATACTGCATTTACAAATTTAGATATTTAtaacaaagaaagaaaataacaatGTAAATACTTACGACATAGTGAGGCGAGGTTTTCTAGCATTTATAATGCATGCGGAGGGTCCTTTTGAAAACATGAACTAccatctctgataccatttgtaagaaTTCCCTAATCCATTACTTTATAAAAACATTGCTCAACTCACATGTATTAGAAAATACCATTTGTAGGaaaagttcagtggggccttgataaaacatgcaatataggcccaatagtttgaaataaaaatgttgtgtctttatgcagtatttggagataaaataaaataataagtcccACTAACGTAGTTTGAAAAATAAACCATAACataagttcttaattattcttggcGCTCATCTTGATCGTTCTTCATTCATAGGACACCCCGCATCACACATACCTAGATGTCGGAACCTCCTACATCATTGTGCATGTCAAGGAGAAACCCTATTTCCTACCTGAAAGGGAGAAAGTAAGGGGGTAAGGTAAAATtcgagtaaggaagtacaaacaaatgcaACAATATTCAAGAAAACACAAGAAGACTAAATTCATATTGTAAACTCATGGCAAAACATATCGTAACTATATAATATTCATACTCATGTATAATAATCATAAgaattcataatcataatcatattcataaatCATGTGATCATGGAACCCTATTGTCCACgtcacatcatgaggtaaccagcaaaagcataaactggcaagacctcctctatgaggtaaacaggatctcaggtcctcgaataaccttggcgcgtctgccctatgagttacgtcatatccttagtaactcctttttTATGTCCCGTTCATTAAGCTAACAACCTGCCGCTTTTCACAAAACATACAAGCAGACATACAcaactcatatcataacataataattcatacttttcataacactttagcttaccatagctcatacttttcataacaccaTATTTCTTGCAATCATATCAGTgtatacttttcataacataattcatataaattcaagctaacttccttacctcaagtccgagaaAAATTAAAGTGCGGgttacttcacaacgagcctagaatcatAATCAAACGCTCACCTTAATATCATgtaagattacacatgcccaacatacataccccatgtgcgcatgggccatgcacatgtggcacaagttgcactagAACTCGATTCAAACAACAACGTCACACATAATCATAAAGAATAATGCcaattctaccaattaatcaTTCATCGTTACAAAACAAAATTCATACGTTTGAATAATAGGCATATGTTTGAATGTAAAAATACACTTTCATGTAACATACATACGTGATAGAATTCTTAAAATTAGCGTTTAAAGTCGATAAATTCTATTTGTTCATTTCATTGCcattttcttaaaaattcagcaagcataaataattTGTTACTTTAGTTAATACTACATTATTCCTATAAATCACACATTTTccattcataaattttattacaaaacattcaatttacaaaaataattccTTAGCTTTAATTTGcataaataataatctcatatattatttaataacaattaagAGAAATGTGACAAAATTTTATAGTTacttataattattaaatgaatTCCTTGATCACCTTTACAAAATAGTTTtacttaatttttaaaaaaaaatctgcataaatataaatgagaaaatacatatttaaagtatggaaaaattatatttaccATATGCATAGTCTAAGGTCTATTTTATTTGAACACATActttacttattttatttgaAATACATTTTCTCTTAATAAACTAAAAATTTCTAGCAAGAATTTTTCTTCGTGTACATTCACATAATTGGACTAAAACCATATTTTCTtccacaaaatataaaaaaataatgcaTGTGTTTAATTAGATAAAAACCCCATTAACATGTGAAATAAAATGCCTTTTTCTATATAAGATCAAAATATCACTTGGAGGCATAACTTGTGCATTTTTAAAATCATTGATATATCATCAACAtcaaataatgaagaaaaaaaaacaacaatcaCATATTTATCTAATTTACTCATTTTCTCATCTTAGTCTTAAAATATGAACTCAAAACATATTTTACTacctttttaaattatttttacaaaTTGTCATTCCATAAATaataaaatcagcaagcatacaTTCACACAACACTCTTAACATACTCATAATCTTTTTTAACCATTTTAACAAATTAACCTAACATGCTTCAACACTTATGCATTTTAATATTACAATTTGCATGCGAAACAAATCAATCAATAACCGCCttcaataattataataattgatTTGATGAATTAAAAACTTTcaattggtatttttttttatcttcgtATCTTTTATAAATGGAAATTTAGGGAAGTGCTTTagaaatatatgtataaaaagaTCATATTTTATTTAGTCTCTTTATGCCTACTATAACTAGTTATTTCAATTTTCTatgatcactacaagaaaaaatccttttaataagaccaaaaatgtgttatcaaaacataccataacactttttgacgtgttaagaccgactatgttatcgtaggttagggtactttacataacactttatcattgttatacagatgtgttattatactatcaacggtaacacactttctgtgttattttaataaatagataagtgtttaattatattatttatagtcaattatataacacatttcaatacttataaatttgtgttatactacaccttagtataacacattttttgtgttatataatgatgtttgcataacaaaattctgtacttataaaaaatgttattgtaatagatattataacacatttttcgtattattttaatatttagataagtttataCATTTCCATTTATTTTCTCTCAAGTCATACTAGATTTCACAAAAgcattaaatcaaaatttcagtACTTacttgttgacccaagatttggccaactgacacggagtcaaaatatgcttgatatgaatgaaagagatgagaagaacgtaatgacaaaagtaaataagacacaatattttatagtggttcggccccaggatctggtaatgacctacgtccacttagaatgatattgatataaaaaccagaagagtgatcaaagaactagggttcaatgagtttcaccactttctcaagaacaatctggtattcctaggataattactataatctctcacgtaaaaagccaaaagtcccctcccttgagccatctcttgctatttataggctcaagggggattacaaaagattgttacagagattctctcctgaataatcggatactcaggagattgtgtgagataaattcaggattcataaagatcttcccataaatgtcgctttgtacacggaaccatcgaccagactggtcgcgggtaagacaggcttacactgcatctaatgtgtcctctggtcgatactctagcaggacgtttccaggtgtcagccacgtgtccagggattacttgccacatcACCAATGCCGATTTTATGGATAACAATACTTATTATATGCCCACAACTAGAATTAGTCATATGATCTACATCAAAGTATatgtaatatttatatatgtgtatgtataaTAGCATTCCATATTAAATTTagaataacaattatattatcaAGTCCCCAGATTTAAAATCAGTggtcatataataataaaaggcCACAAACAGAATTATAATAACCACTCCCAAGCAAACAATACCCCCAACACCACTACCATATCTACTCTTAAATGCTTGGTAAAATATTTCAGCAATGGCATAACCACCAGAATCATTATTTTCATCCAAAAGGGATGTGATATTGGTTACAGCAAAAGTGATGTCAAGTATGTAACACAGTCCAACAATGATAGAAATCCGAACAGCACTAATTATTCCTCTTGGTCCATTCTTATTAGCATTCTTGGTTTCTTCTGTCTataataagaaaaacaagaagaatTAGTCTGACCATTCTGTTACATAGAACAAAAATTGGGGTCACTACACAAGTCAATTAGGAAGAAATGTCATATGCATCTTGGTAAGAAGTTGTTATTATATATGAGACAAGTATCAACTTTTCATACCATGTGAGCAGATGCATCATAACCAGTTAGTGAATATTGACTCATCAAAAGCCCCAGAATGAAAATGTAAACCGAGTCACCGATTCCTTGCCCATTATCAGTGTTGAAGTGAGTGAAGACATATTTGACACTAGCTCTCTCAGTGGCAATAGAAGGAATGAGGATAATAAGAACAAACACTCCTGAGTAAATGAAAATTTCAGTAATTTTCAGTGAGAAATTGGAAAATGTATGGTATAGGCAGGAGAGGGAAACTCTTGATCATACCAACAATATTCCATGTAAGAACCAACTGTCCAAAGAAAGATAACCAAGATATGGGAAGATTGTTTGTGATAGCATGAAGAAGCAAAATTCCACCATGGAAAGCAATGACTGAGTACTTTGAGGCCTCATATCCACCACCAGTTTTTCCACCAGTGCTAATGAGAATGATCACTTGAATAAGCTGTGCAAGTGAAAAATCTACACTTAATGTGATTGCCCActgaaaatatataaatacatgTTGTGTTATTACTTAATGATTACAAAATGTTGAAGACTTTGAAACTATAGTGCTTAGAAATCAGAGGATGTTATTTCAAAAAGATGGATTTGGCACAGTTATGTTGTGTTCAAAATCAGTCTTTTTGACCCTATATAGGATAGACCAGACCCTAGCTCCTTAATAAgattcttattgttgattttctcCTCTATCTCCAAGTTCAAAGAGTAAATTTAAGTAGAAGATGAAAGGAAACAACAAACAAAGAATAAACATTTTTTTGAAACAGAATGGACCATAGTTTAATATAAAAGGCATCATATTGCAACTTCAGTCAATAAATCAGCTGTTAAAAAAACATCAATGAATGAAGAAAATATTGAATTCAACAAAAACATTGTCTAATCttaaaacataaataatgatTGTTAGAATGATTTCGAGGGATTGAAAaccaaataattaaaaagaaactaaGATATACCCAATTACATTTGATCAAAATGGAAAGTAATCAAGATATAATATagaatttgtaaataattttggCTGAACTCACCTCACCTGACCAAGAGAAGAGATAACAATTTCATTCTAGTCCACCACCATGAGCAGAATAGAGAAGGTCCAACTTACAACAATTACAGGAGACCATAAGCTACCCACAGTAAGAGCATTATGATTATCTACAAGCATAAGTATAAGTACAagcacataaataaaaataatcaaatagcaCAAATTTCTGAATTCAAACATGCAAAAACCAACATATAATAATCAACGAAAACCACAAACATCAACATAGGAATGCCATAATAAACAAAACCAAATAATATAAGCACTTCACATTTCCATAATGAAATAGCTTAGCCGCTTACGTTGAGATACAAAATCATGCCAAGAATATTGTATGGTATCCATATTTACTACTGCCCGAGTTGGTTTTACCAATGGCCTGATCTGGAAGAAAGCAAAAATAGAATTCACAATATTAACAAATAAACATTACTGCCAAAGAAAATATTGTTGATGACTAACCTGTAGGAAATAATCAAATGAAAACTTTGCACTCAAAATCACAAGCCAAAACAACAAATACCTGCAAAAGTTAAAATATCCATATTGACCTTCCATtcaaattaaaaacaactaattttaaaaatcatttcaAAGGAAAAAAATGACTAGTTAACCAGAAGTAGGAAACATATATACAAATGAAAAGGTAGTGATTAGCAATTATTACTTGATAAAATCAGTGGTCCTTTCATACATTCCACGCCTAACATAATAGCGTTCCTACAAAAatgattaataataattaatagacCAAAATTGAAAGTAAAGCAATGAACAATAGAAAAAAGGATAGTCAATgcataattaaataaagattaagtCAACAGAATTATCTCATTtcatatgataaaaaaaaatagaacacaACCTGGCGCATCCATTTGACAAAACAAATTAAAGGCCAGCGATCACATTGATTAGTCAGTCAGTGACAGGCAGGAATTCGCATCATGAAACTAATGAAAAATTGGATGCCACCATAAATGGCAATGACAATCAAGTATAATTTGAATATAACACCATTTACATTTGGTTTACTCTCCTCCTGAAGCGCTTTCATGAATTAAAACAAAGAATAAAGATTAAATTTGACTCAAAGAGTTAAGCCCAAACAAACCAAAGACAACAAATATTGAGTGCATACACATATAGGAGAGGTACAACAACTGAAGCAGAGCCAAACCAAATAAAACGAAGAAAAATACGAGCAATAGCAAGCCTCCGTGATGTAGAGTATGCCCCAAACATCATGATAACATCTGGGACACCTAAGAGAAAGGGAAGAATTTTTTAATATAAGAAATCTAATTTGCCAGCTCAGTAGCTAAAAATAATAAAACGACATTGTCTGCACGAGATAAAGACATACTCTCAAAAAATTTCATTACAACAAATGTTGGAGCAAGACTGAGAACCTCCCGAAAGGTCTTCCTATTAAGTTTTTCATCATTGAATGCGATAATGGCAAGTCCCTGAAaatcagaaagaaaataaaacTATTAAAAACACAAAAGATTGCAAAGTCCTAGAGTTAACTAGTTTTAGCTGATATAGACTACAATATCAGAAGCAAAAAcacaataataaaaattaaaagaatgGAGAATACAACTCAAAGAAATAGAAAAAGACTCGAGCATGAAGTTTGACTAATTAGTGATAGCAAGTTACAACAAAGACTATAAGATATCGATAAATTGGCAATTCAGTGTAATTTGTTAATATGTATACCTGGAACATCATTGCAAGGAATATCCATAGGCGATGAAAGCTATGATAGAGATGAAGAAAAGTCTGAGGCTCAACAAATGAAGTTTTCCCACGATGTTTACTTCTGCCTGATTTAAGCATATTCTGTATTAAAACATATCAAAATCAGCAACAAATGTTTATGAGTAGGTATAGTTCATAAAGGTCAAcacataattaaaaattaaattaagtttacaAGTTTAGTGTAGAACTCAGCAACCGATAGTGAAAACAAAAACTACTTAAATTAAGATAAACCAATACTTCTAAATTTAATGTAAGATAGTGTTGTTTTCAAGAACCTTTTCATTATCACTTCACCCATAAATAAAAATGAACTTTGAATGCCCATACCTATAGTAACATCTAAATGCAGTACAAGTGCCAATAACTTCAATAATCTTAGGGagaatttagaaaataatttGGAATTAACTGAGAAATAACAAACATAGATcaaataaatatatgtctatagcttttttttttcattcaaacaTTCAATCAAACATCATAACTACATTAATTATATAgttaaaatgtatattttataaACATTTACACTCTCACAAATGAATCACAGATAATGGAACACCACTATCAAATACACACATTTTCAACAAAATCAGTAATACTCAATCAAATTTATTGAAATATAAGTTATTtggtagaagaaaaaaaaactcatcatagaaaaaaaaagagaaaaataccaaaatatttGTACCTGTCACTGTGAGGGAGATGGAGAGATTGAAATGCTCAGCTTGCATGGCTCTAGGCTGGAGAAGTTGGCTGGGTGACGAAGAATGCCCAAACTGAAGTTTGGATGGAGCTAGCTGGTCTCGCGCCGGGAAGAAGAAGGCTTGGCCGCACACAGGGAAAAGGAGAAGAAGAGTTGGCCTCCAGTGTCGTCGTTCACCTCTGGTGTCGTGTGAGGGCTTGGGCCTGCATGGGTCGAAGCTTCGACAGCCTCTGAAGATCCCTAGCCAACGCGTGTAGGGGAAGGTAGCGGTCGGGCTCCATAAAGACACAAGCGAGAGAGAAATAGTGAAGGAGAAaggtctggtgggagaaagagatccgagagagaggagagagaacgacgaggaaaaaggagaagaaaagaaagagaaagagagatctGAATTAAGTGAgacatagaaaattaaaaaagaatacaagaacaagaagaaaaaagaaggaaataacgagagagaaggagagagaggaaAGGATAGCACATTTTTTTAGTCTGGCGCCATTTGTTTTGCCAATTTTCACTTTACCGCTTTTTTATATTatcaattataataatttttaaataagcTTATATTAATGTGTTGTAGAAAGTATTATTTGGTGTAGTGGATTAAACTATTCTAAAACATACACCACCCTCGGCCAAAAATACACATGCTCTCTCATCAAAATAATTTTCCAAAATCCATCAAGTACTTTAAATAAACAGAAAATAAATAAtccataacacaaaaaaaaatgaaaacatcCATAGAACATGGAAATACACCCTAGGCCGAAAACCCTAGTGCATGTTTCTACTTCCAATTCGCATTTTGATTTCCCAAAACATCATGATTTTAAGCAAAAAACAATTGTCCAAATTTtatatttctaaaaaaaatcaaactcttaTAGATTTCCAATAAAAATCCTAACATGTTCCTTTCTTCAATAACCTCAACAAGTTGatagaaaattatttaaaataaaacaaaaccttaCATGCATTGTCTACACAAACATACACGCCtagtcacacacacacacacacacacacacaccctatgtcccgtaaaatctcttaacataatttaTCGAAAAACATAACCATTATCTAAAAATAAGATAATCGAAAATCCATATATAAAAATACTTTTCAAAAGATGCAAGAGTTCGAAAGTATGCACATACTTAAAAGTAAATTacagtgtcataattttaaaacattcaacaagccaaaaataatttcttagttatCATGTGGGTTCTAGttcccaaaacataaattcccaaaaggtcgatccacatgtacatcctcgcagataaactccagcgctcactgatccacttagtctttgagattacctacaacacaaaacaactaggtaagcaaaacacttagtaagaacaacttaacaaacataaccacataaacgaAGCAAGGAATTAAACTAACTATAAATAGGAAGATAACCAATCAAGGATATGATTCTGATGAAactgaaccctaacatacaatttaagaatgtGCGAACATCCTaccaaacttatggtcatgcctcataaccaaaattcatatcctgaaagtacacctgcacgcagaaaatccaAGAGAATACATTcagtcttaactggtaacatacatacttacttactcagtcaTACTTAAGATACACACTTACTtattcattcatatcttaacaaacatacttacttagtcattttAACATACATATTTACTTAGTCATTCATTTCTTAACGTACAtacattcatatcttaacatacatacttacttagggttccaTGGAACCTTCAACATAACTTAACATTTCTTACCATAGCGTcgacgggtgtaaactagttacatcGGTTACCCGACTCCTAGAAGAATTTGGCACactttcttagtcatagagatttgatttcgaaattaacttacttacgtgtcacggggtttaaccggactcttatgtcacaggTGTTAAACCGGACTTCTTACATGTTGCGGTcgccaaccgaccttagttacatagtcaccggTCACAAACTagtttcttacttagttccctggtggctagccggagttcatagttgtcacggtagctagACGGAATtggaatcaacttacttatgtctCCTGGAGTTTAACTGGACTCTT
It encodes the following:
- the LOC133799704 gene encoding amino-acid permease BAT1 homolog, whose product is MLVDNHNALTVGSLWSPVIVWAITLSVDFSLAQLIQVIILISTGGKTGGGYEASKYSVIAFHGGILLLHAITNNLPISWLSFFGQLVLTWNIVGVFVLIILIPSIATERASVKYVFTHFNTDNGQGIGDSVYIFILGLLMSQYSLTGYDASAHMTEETKNANKNGPRGIISAVRISIIVGLCYILDITFAVTNITSLLDENNDSGGYAIAEIFYQAFKSRYGSGVGGIVCLGVVIIILLEAVLVKNDGEEMEERHETIPDMEGEMNFIMSTRGRRVKGSRGRGRGRERDASTNPNAEEISNLRMPLAQPAAPAAPAVDFATKIARLGEQLRQRDEELA